A stretch of the Microtus ochrogaster isolate Prairie Vole_2 linkage group LG2, MicOch1.0, whole genome shotgun sequence genome encodes the following:
- the Gtpbp2 gene encoding GTP-binding protein 2 isoform X1, whose amino-acid sequence MDSRVSELFGGCCRPGGGPAMGGNLKARGAGGSSSCGGPKGKKKNGRNRGGKANNPPYLPPEAEDGNIEYKLKLVNPSQYRFEHLVTQMKWRLQEGRGEAVYQIGVEDNGLLVGLAEEEMRASLKTLHRMAEKVGADITVLREREVDYDSDVPRKITEVLVRKVPDNQQFLDLRVAVLGNVDSGKSTLLGVLTQGELDNGRGRARLNLFRHLHEIQSGRTSSISFEILGFNSKGEVVNYSDSRTAEEICESSSKMITFIDLAGHHKYLHTTIFGLTSYCPDCALLLVSANTGIAGTTREHLGLALALKVPFFIVVSKVDLCAKTTVERTVRQLERVLKQPGCHKVPMLVTSEDDAVTAAQQFAQSPNVTPIFTLSSVSGESLDLLKVFLNILPPLTNSKEQEELMQQLTEFQVDEIYTVPEVGTVVGGTLSSGICREGDQLVVGPTDDGCFLELRVCSIQRNRSACRVLRAGQAATLALGDFDRALLRKGMVMVSPEMNPTICSVFEAEIVLLFHATTFRRGFQVTVHVGNVRQTAVVEKIHAKDKLRTGEKAVVRFRFLKHPEYLKVGAKLLFREGVTKGIGHVTDVQAITAGEAQASMGF is encoded by the exons ATGGACTCGCGGGTATCGGAGCTGTTCGGCGGCTGCTGCCGGCCCGGAGGAGGCCCGGCCATGGGCGGAAACCTCAAAGCTCGGGGGGCCGGCGGTAGCAGCAGTTGCGGGGGcccaaaggggaagaagaagaacgGAAGGAACAGAGGAGGTAAAGCCAACAACCCTCCATACCTGCCCCCAGAG gCTGAAGATGGCAACATCGAATATAAA CTGAAGCTGGTGAATCCATCCCAGTACCGCTTTGAACACTTGGTGACGCAAATGAAGTGGCGGCTCCAAGAGGGACGCGGTGAGGCTGTCTACCAGATTGGGGTAGAGGACAATGGGCTGCTGGTGGGGCTGGCTGAGGAGGAGATGCGGGCTTCCCTCAAGACCCTGCACCGGATGGCAGAGAA GGTTGGGGCAGACATCACTGTTCTCCGGGAGCGAGAAGTGGATTATGATAGTGACGTGCCCCGGAAGATCACTGAGGTGCTGGTGCGAAAGGTTCCTGACAATCAGCAG TTCCTAGATCTCCGCGTGGCAGTCCTAGGGAATGTGGACTCGGGGAAGTCGACCTTGCTTGGAGTCTTGACCCAAGGAGAGCTGGACAACGGGCGGGGCCGAGCCCGGCTCAACCTTTTCCGCCACCTGCATGAGATTCAGTCTGGCCGAACCTCCAGCATCAGCTTTGAGATCCTGGGCTTTAACAGCAAGGGAGAG GTGGTGAATTACAGCGACTCACGGACTGCAGAAGAGATCTGTGAAAGCAGCTCCAAGATGATCACCTTCATCGACCTGGCGGGCCACCATAAATACCTGCACACCACCATCTTCGGCCTCACCTCCTACTGCCCTGACTGTGCCCTGCTCCTTGTCAGTGCCAACACTGGAATCG CCGGCACCACACGGGAACATCTGGGGCTGGCCTTGGCCCTGAAAGTGCCCTTCTTCATCGTGGTCAGTAAAGTGGACCTGTGTGCTAAGACCACAGTGGAGAGGACAGTACGCCAGCTGGAGCGGGTCCTCAAGCAGCCTGGCTGCCACAAGGTCCCTATGCTGGTCACCTCTGAGGACGATGCTGTCACTGCTGCTCAGCAATTTGCCCAGTCACCCAA TGTCACGCCTATATTCACGCTGTCCAGTGTGTCTGGAGAGAGTCTGGACCTTCTTAAAGTCTTCCTGAATATCCTGCCTCCACTCACCAACAGCAAAGAGCAGGAAGAGCTTATGCAGCAGCTGACAGAATTCCAG GTGGATGAAATCTACACAGTCCCAGAGGTGGGGACTGTGGTTGGAGGAACACTGTCCAG TGGGATCTGCCGTGAGGGTGACCAGCTGGTGGTAGGCCCAACAGATGATGGCTGCTTCCTGGAGCTGAGAGTGTGCAGCATCCAGCGCAATCGCTCTGCCTGTCGTGTGCTGCGAGCTGGTCAGGCTGCTACACTAGCCCTCGGAGACTTTGACCGTGCACTGCTTCGCAAG GGCATGGTGATGGTGAGTCCCGAGATGAATCCCACCATCTGCTCAGTGTTTGAGGCAGAGATAGTCCTGCTGTTCCATGCCACCACCTTCCGGCGGGGATTCCAGGTGACAGTACATGTGGGCAACGTACGTCAAACAGCAGTGGTGGAAAAGATCCACGCAAAG GACAAGTTGCGGACAGGGGAGAAAGCAGTAGTACGTTTCCGCTTCCTGAAACACCCAGAATACCTGAAGGTGGGCGCCAAACTGCTGTTCCGGGAGGGTGTTACCAAGGGCATCGGTCATGTCACGGATGTGCAAGCCATCACAGCAGGAGAAGcccaggccagcatgggcttcTGA
- the Mad2l1bp gene encoding MAD2L1-binding protein, which translates to MAAPGPEGLSPAAAPDLDWYEKSEETHAPQVEPETVITSVQEPSEPFRPRDLVPVVFPGPVSQEGCCQFTCELLKHVMYQRQQLPLPYEQLKHFYRKSPPQSEDSARKKPRLTAEVNSRKCQQALAELESVLSHLEDFFARTLVPRVLILLGGNALSPKEFYELDLSRLVPFSVDQSLNTAACLRRLFRAIFMADAFSELQAPPLMGTIVMVQGHRDCGEDWFLPKLNYRVPSRGHKLTVTLSCGRPSVPAIASEDYVWFQAPVTLKGFHE; encoded by the exons ATGGCTGCACCCGGGCCAGAGGGTCTGTCTCCTGCGGCCGCCCCAG ATTTGGATTGGTATGAGAAGTCGGAAGAAACTCACGCTCCTCAAGTAGAGCCTGAGACCGTCATCACGTCAGTTCAGGAACCTTCGGAGCCCTTTCGCCCAAGAGACTTGGTGCCGGTGGTGTTCCCCGGGCCCGTGAGCCAGGAAGGCTGCTGTCAGTTTACTTGTGAACTTCTAAAGCATGTCATGTACCAACGCCAACAGCTACCTCTGCCCTATGAACAGCTCAAGCACTTCTACCGAAAATCTCCTCCCCAG TCAGAGGACAGTGCAAGGAAGAAACCTCGGCTCACCGCAGAGGTGAACAGCAGGAAGTGTCAGCAGGCTCTGGCGGAACTGGAGAGTGTCCTTAGTCACCTAGAGGACTTCTTTGCCCGAACACTAGTCCCAAGAGTGTTGATCCTTCTTGGAGGCAATGCCCTGAGCCCCAAGGAATTCTATGAACTTGACTTGTCCAGACTAGTCCCCTTCAGCGTGGACCAGAGCCTGAACACAGCTGCCTGTTTGCGTCGTCTCTTCCGAGCGATCTTCATGGCCGATGCCTTTAGTGAGCTGCAGGCTCCTCCACTCATGGGTACCATTGTCATGGTGCAGGGGCACCGTGACTGTGGAGAAGATTGGTTTCTACCCAAGCTCAACTACCGAGTGCCCAGCCGGGGCCACAAACTGACTGTGACGCTGTCCTGTGGGAGACCTTCGGTCCCAGCCATTGCCTCCGAGGATTATGTTTGGTTCCAGGCACCAGTGACACTTAAAGGTTTCCACGAGTGA
- the Gtpbp2 gene encoding GTP-binding protein 2 isoform X2 yields MDSRVSELFGGCCRPGGGPAMGGNLKARGAGGSSSCGGPKGKKKNGRNRGGKANNPPYLPPEAEDGNIEYKLKLVNPSQYRFEHLVTQMKWRLQEGRGRTHHIQPARSRGTGVRVGADITVLREREVDYDSDVPRKITEVLVRKVPDNQQFLDLRVAVLGNVDSGKSTLLGVLTQGELDNGRGRARLNLFRHLHEIQSGRTSSISFEILGFNSKGEVVNYSDSRTAEEICESSSKMITFIDLAGHHKYLHTTIFGLTSYCPDCALLLVSANTGIAGTTREHLGLALALKVPFFIVVSKVDLCAKTTVERTVRQLERVLKQPGCHKVPMLVTSEDDAVTAAQQFAQSPNVTPIFTLSSVSGESLDLLKVFLNILPPLTNSKEQEELMQQLTEFQVDEIYTVPEVGTVVGGTLSSGICREGDQLVVGPTDDGCFLELRVCSIQRNRSACRVLRAGQAATLALGDFDRALLRKGMVMVSPEMNPTICSVFEAEIVLLFHATTFRRGFQVTVHVGNVRQTAVVEKIHAKDKLRTGEKAVVRFRFLKHPEYLKVGAKLLFREGVTKGIGHVTDVQAITAGEAQASMGF; encoded by the exons ATGGACTCGCGGGTATCGGAGCTGTTCGGCGGCTGCTGCCGGCCCGGAGGAGGCCCGGCCATGGGCGGAAACCTCAAAGCTCGGGGGGCCGGCGGTAGCAGCAGTTGCGGGGGcccaaaggggaagaagaagaacgGAAGGAACAGAGGAGGTAAAGCCAACAACCCTCCATACCTGCCCCCAGAG gCTGAAGATGGCAACATCGAATATAAA CTGAAGCTGGTGAATCCATCCCAGTACCGCTTTGAACACTTGGTGACGCAAATGAAGTGGCGGCTCCAAGAGGGACGCG GGAGGACCCATCATATCCAGCCAGCCAGGTCCAGAGGGACTGGGGTGAG GGTTGGGGCAGACATCACTGTTCTCCGGGAGCGAGAAGTGGATTATGATAGTGACGTGCCCCGGAAGATCACTGAGGTGCTGGTGCGAAAGGTTCCTGACAATCAGCAG TTCCTAGATCTCCGCGTGGCAGTCCTAGGGAATGTGGACTCGGGGAAGTCGACCTTGCTTGGAGTCTTGACCCAAGGAGAGCTGGACAACGGGCGGGGCCGAGCCCGGCTCAACCTTTTCCGCCACCTGCATGAGATTCAGTCTGGCCGAACCTCCAGCATCAGCTTTGAGATCCTGGGCTTTAACAGCAAGGGAGAG GTGGTGAATTACAGCGACTCACGGACTGCAGAAGAGATCTGTGAAAGCAGCTCCAAGATGATCACCTTCATCGACCTGGCGGGCCACCATAAATACCTGCACACCACCATCTTCGGCCTCACCTCCTACTGCCCTGACTGTGCCCTGCTCCTTGTCAGTGCCAACACTGGAATCG CCGGCACCACACGGGAACATCTGGGGCTGGCCTTGGCCCTGAAAGTGCCCTTCTTCATCGTGGTCAGTAAAGTGGACCTGTGTGCTAAGACCACAGTGGAGAGGACAGTACGCCAGCTGGAGCGGGTCCTCAAGCAGCCTGGCTGCCACAAGGTCCCTATGCTGGTCACCTCTGAGGACGATGCTGTCACTGCTGCTCAGCAATTTGCCCAGTCACCCAA TGTCACGCCTATATTCACGCTGTCCAGTGTGTCTGGAGAGAGTCTGGACCTTCTTAAAGTCTTCCTGAATATCCTGCCTCCACTCACCAACAGCAAAGAGCAGGAAGAGCTTATGCAGCAGCTGACAGAATTCCAG GTGGATGAAATCTACACAGTCCCAGAGGTGGGGACTGTGGTTGGAGGAACACTGTCCAG TGGGATCTGCCGTGAGGGTGACCAGCTGGTGGTAGGCCCAACAGATGATGGCTGCTTCCTGGAGCTGAGAGTGTGCAGCATCCAGCGCAATCGCTCTGCCTGTCGTGTGCTGCGAGCTGGTCAGGCTGCTACACTAGCCCTCGGAGACTTTGACCGTGCACTGCTTCGCAAG GGCATGGTGATGGTGAGTCCCGAGATGAATCCCACCATCTGCTCAGTGTTTGAGGCAGAGATAGTCCTGCTGTTCCATGCCACCACCTTCCGGCGGGGATTCCAGGTGACAGTACATGTGGGCAACGTACGTCAAACAGCAGTGGTGGAAAAGATCCACGCAAAG GACAAGTTGCGGACAGGGGAGAAAGCAGTAGTACGTTTCCGCTTCCTGAAACACCCAGAATACCTGAAGGTGGGCGCCAAACTGCTGTTCCGGGAGGGTGTTACCAAGGGCATCGGTCATGTCACGGATGTGCAAGCCATCACAGCAGGAGAAGcccaggccagcatgggcttcTGA